GTAATTAGTTTCCTTAGTCACCAAGTGTGTTATGTCAATTTGTTCTGTACATTATTTCTCTATCCTATAGCCTATAGGAGTGTATAAATACTAGCTTAGGCCTTTCAATCTTTTTCAtctaattattttgtataaagaGTAAGAGCAAAACTCTTGTGGACATGCCAATTTGTCCCGAATAACTTGGAACCATTTGTAAATCATCTTtgatatcaataaataaacacagAGATTAGATTATTCATTTgagtttctgggttagtttctACCATATGCATATGCATATTGCATATGTTCGTAAgtttaaaaatacatataagcATGTACGCTCATCCAACAAAAACATATGATGAATCAGAAATAATACCTCGCGGAAATATCCTGCCATTATAACATTATACATGTTGACAGTGGGCACCATTTTCATTTTCTCCAAATCGCCGAGTAGGTTGTATGCACCAGCCATCTACAAAACTAAATTACctcaaaacccaacactttggGCTAAATAATTGCAAGGCAACAGAAACAGAGGCAAGTGTTTACATCTTTCATTCTCACGCACAAACTTATCATCATCCTAAAAGTTTCAGCATTTGATTGTAAGTTGTGATGACAGATCAGAGAATACACTCGATGAACCTAGAGAAGAAAGCAGAACACAAGAAAAAGTCAACATTATATTAAAGCAATACAACTAATGCAAATCCATAATTATAAAGACAGACATTTCCACTGAGAACTTTACGAATGAAATCCAAAAAGAAAGATCAAACAAACATGACTAAGGACAAATTGGCAATATGACGAGGTCAACAAAATGTAGATCTTCAGTTCCAAAATAGCCAATCAttgtcattattttttattttattttttcttgtctatgttttttaatttattcttcTTTTTGGATCCCTTTCTACAGAAGATATATATAAGGGTGAGAGAGAGGACATTGTTTTCAAAGGTATTATAATCAGTGTATTAACCAAGGCTTCGACCAACTGTAGTTTTGGGGTACAAGTGCCTTTCACATGAAGTTTTCCAAGTAGCTACTACAAATTACAATTAGATACAATGGTCATGAAAAGTGAGAAAGTTCTTCCCAATTGAAAATTTTCAGTTTCACAACTTTTCAGAAACAAAAGACTAAAAGTATTtcatttggaaaaaaaatgagTATTCATTAtacatatgaaaataataaacaaaaagtTTACCAGGTTGAAATTGTGGCTTAGTCCACAAGCAAGCAAAAGGTTGTTTATTGCCTCTGTGGAGACAGTCAAACCTCCTTCACACATTTCATCAACTAAACCAAGAGCAGCATGCacctatattaaaaaaaatttaacacattGAGTAATCTCAAATCAATCTCCAAACTAGGGAAAAGTTTACAAAACATAATCATTAATTGAGTAAGCAAAGAGATTACTATTTTCAACATAcctgacaaaataaaataaaatggggAGCTATATTTTAGAAGAAATATCTTGTAATTGTATTTAGTCAAGTCAATAGATTAATCTTACCTTGCGTAAATCGCAGCAGTATTTGACAAGCTTTTCATAAGATGCACTGGAAGGCGTCACCTCTAATTTAGAGTGCAAGTTTTTGAACGTTAAGATGACATCTTCAACCTTCAATGCCCAACAAAAAGTAATTAAACGTAAAATAGCATAGTCTTGTGTCACAATATTACAATACCACATTATACATAAATACGTTGACAGCCACATTAATAGGAAGAACTAATCTTAATCAGAGTTTCCAGGGTAGTGTTAAGACATCACGAATATCACTCAAGATTTATTAGTAAAGCATACTTCAGCATCTTTTTAAATGTTCAGCATAGGTCATACTTCTGCATACATGATACATTgcatcttatttgcttaattgTTCAGCATCTTGACTCGAGTAATGTTATAATTTGCGAGCCTTTTAAGGTTCCAATTACTGGCCCTACTGCCTAAGGAAACTTCAAAAGTTACAGTAAAAGCCCAGAAAAAGATTTGGAATGTAGCAAGTGCAGTTATATGTTGGTCGTGAAGAGACAAAAGAGCTTCTAAAGATTGTGAATAGGGTAGTGCCTTTTCATGGGATAAGGTTAATGTTTGGGTTTCTTTGGCTGTGAACATAAAAGAGTTTAACAATGCGATATTTTCAATCTTGTCGTCAGGGATGGAACTTCTTGCTGTATAAAAAATACCAATGTTGTTCTATCATATTTGTACATCAAAATTTGCATTAAGAATAAAAGTATGctatgtataaataaataaatgcccAGCTGTAGAAATAAAAGTCTCTTTAATGTTCCAACCTATTCTTTAGAATACTTGTCCTCCAaaagttgagagaaaaattaactATTCTATCTAATTCAGCCTGTTTATCTTTCAAAACCCCAAGATATCACCATCTAAGACAAGAGAAGTTCAAAATATTCAATACATATGAAGAGAATGCATTATTTGGTACAGAAGCAAACTGCATGAAAAGCAGAAGTGCCTCTTACACAGGTGGGCTCAAGGGAATTAGTAAATACTAGCAGCATTCATAAGAAGATCCTTACCGCTAAATTTGGATCGCCAACAGCATAACTGTAGAGCAAATGTGTAAAATTTTCTTGTCCAGAATCTGCAATTTGACCGACATGACTACATCTATTAATAGCAAAGTACCCAAAACCTAAGAAACCAACCTAAGCCTCAgatctataaaaaaatattaagtcatGGTTGACATACATTTAAATGCAATTCTAGAGTTTCACTTTTTTTCTTGTATTAGAAGTCATAATTGGTGGGGGGTTGAAGAAAACAGCAAAATGAGACATGTACATCCTGCGCTCATATCTGATGAGACAAAATACAAGGCTTGGTGCATATAGAAAGTGAGTTAATTATTAGGAAGTTGGTAAAACCCCTTGAggaataaataattttagttttcAGGAAGAAAAAACCTCAGATGCCTACAAATATGAAACCACATGACATAAGTTCATGGCGTGCCCGGAAGTAAGTTCAGCAATTGCTTGTGTTTCCATTAAGAAGGAAGGAATTCTAAAGGGATGAATTGATACAAGGGTTGATAGGAAAATTCCAGCTCATGATCATACCGTGAGTTTTAAGTGCAAGAAAGAACTTCTCCGCAAGCAACTCCAGTTGTAGCTTTCCCAATGATTTAAAGATAATATCTACACAGTCCACTGAAGAGAATTGTGTAATGTCTACAATTTTTAATAGCTGCAAAAGCTCCGCATCTCGCCCTCCTTCATATAGTGCTAACAAGTAATTTTCTGCATCACAAGTTAAAGCCAGTAAGGTATCTAAAAAAGGCAACAATAGCAAGAAAGGACCCAAATGCACGACAGAATTTAAAAGTAAAGGATAACATGTATCACTATTGGAAcagtttgtttaaacaaaactGTTTCATAAATCAGAATGGATATACAAGGCTGTGGGAAAACCACAGGTATCACAGCAATAAAATGTGATACATACATAAACAAACAATATGGCAAACATTAAATATATAACCTCACTCTCTTAATAAACTAGAGAATAGAATTCCTTTAAAGCACTTTACATTATGAAGCCAAAAGGCAACCCCAAGCCCTAAATCAATTATTCAAAGAAATCTGTCAGGCAGGAGTAAATATTTCAATAAACTAAACGATACACAACAGACTCAAACACGACAccataatttccaacaatgtcATCTACAGAAGTATAGCTCAATCCTGGATCAGTAAAGGAAATATCATATGAAGGATCTATCaagtattttattatagatcAATTAGTAAAGGAAATATGTACTAATACTTTGTCAGAAAATATAAATACGTAACTAAAAAACCTAATTGCAGAGACTGGTGCCTTTCCATAGAAGTAAAGTCAACCTTgaaccaaaaaaacaaaaagctaGCCTAGAAAGCAGAAACACAAACCTTGTAAGCTAGACTTGGCTTGACCTTCCTTGCTGACAATGTAATGACACAgctcttgaatttttttttcattattgacTTTGATCCATAGCAACATCTCATAATAGCCTAACTTAGAAAATGAAATACAATTTGCATCTGTGATAACTTCACAAAAGAAATGAAATTCTTCAACCATAGCCATGTCAATTAAGTAAGCTAGAAAGGGACCATAAGTTTCCTCTTCTAGTGGAAAACCTTTTTCCGTCATTGATTTAAAAAAACGAAAAACCCTATGGATCTGTTCTAGAGCAACCTCTTCGTCAGTGGTGCTCCTAGCCTTCTCTATGCAGATCTTAATCAATGAAATGTATTCTTTTACACCAGTTTCTCGTCCCAACTTACCAAAAATCTCAACAGCAATGTCCGATCCTACTTTATCAGCACACATTTTAACTAATGTATTAAAACGACCAACCTGGGTGCATTTATAAACCCACTTTTGCTTTCTTTCACGTACTACTTCTTTACGATGCACTGATATGCGGCCATTTGTAATAGACGGAAACCATGGTATTTCTAATTCTCTCCCTAGCGACTTTTCACCAACAATTTCTTGATCAGGTGAACTTTCCACAGCATCAGCTGCAAAATGAGCAAACCAATGACATTATAACTTTGACTTTAAAAAAACACGCAAATGAGTTAAGGAAACGAACACCAAGCCCATGCTCATTTTCAGAAAGTAAGTTACTTCAAAAGATAGTGGAACCTCGAGGAAAATTATGGATAAGGTCAGTCAACAAAGCTTATTGAACAGAGCTTTCTAAATGTATTAAAGCCTCTTAAAAAAATGACTGATTCTGGAGAATCTGGAGTAAATTacagaaaaaaacaaaaaattactccaatacttttttattttttgaatcagAAATGTCACACAAATACATCACGAATAAGGCTAACTTTCTTATAAGAAAGTAGCAATTACATGATAAGTTAATCATTCATTCAACGCTTGTTATGAAATAAGCTATGGAAATTTAGATACCTTCTTCTTTTTAAGACAGATTTATCACACATTTACATTACTTAGCAACCAATGTAAATGGAAAAGCAGAACATACCATTTAATATAGAAGATATCTTGTTTGAGAGCACATTCCTCGTAGTCAGACCAAAAATCGTAGCAGTATCCAAAATTGTTGGTTCCTCTTCAgtcagatgaaaaaaaaaagtatatatataaatttatatatattaacaatGTAAGATATTTTCTGACAGCAAACATAATCCACGTTATACAAATTCCACCTTCTTAGGCCGTTCTTAACTTCACAGAAGTGAAACcccaaaagaaaaattaaacagAATTTAATTCTTGTTTAAGTTATACAGCCATACCATTATCTAGGACGGGTGCCACTTTCGGAGTTGAAAGAGCAAAAGCAGGTTGATATTCTTGAGGAGGGTTTTCTTCTTCTGATGAAGTAGAATGTGAAAGTATCTTAACGCTCTTCTCAGAGAGGACTCTGGAAATGAGGGAGTCGGGACTAGGAGAGTGGACCGAGAAGACGAAGTGTTTGAGAGCTGGGTCGTCGACGACGAGGGAGGTGGTAGAAGTAGAGGTAgaggtagaagaagaagaagaagaaggtttAGGTGGTTTAACTTTCGCTTTGGTTTTTGCAGCGGTCCGGAAGAGAGAGCTGAGGTGTTTGGTCTTGGAGGCGGGCATTTGAATTTCCCTTCTCATCTCCATATCTTCATTGCTCTAATAACCTTTACTTTACCGTCTTtgctttttttaattattattattatttcttaaaaatatttttgattttgtgttttgCATTTCATTAAGcatgttattttattaaatgacaaattaaaccatgtatttttaaaaaatatactagTGATTTGagctaattttttgtcaaaataaaacttaataataatctcataTAGATGTGTTGTAATAAAACTAGTTACATTTTCTACATATATTCGTGCTAGAATTTGTATTCATATTGGTTATTGTTATTCTAATTTTTACCCACTTGACGTGATAATTACATGTGGTTTTATTCAACTGACTCTTGGCATAACGTGGAGCTTTCGGGCAAGAGTAGGTCGGGCAGTTCCCACATAagggtttttttcttttttttttttgataagtaGTTCCCACATAAGGTTGTTATTAAAGAAATGCATATTACCTTCCAAGAAGCATCTGGCCGGACTACCAATATGATGGCCAGAGAAAGGGAAAATCAACATACCATGCAAGATTGCATCTCGTCAGAAAGATAAGTCTCAAAGAGAGCCTAGTCAGGCTATCAACACCTGGCCAGGGAAATAGACTCAGAAAGTTCGGGCAAGACCAAACAGGCTTCGATTTCTTCCTTAACAAACTCCACGAATATCTCAACCAACATCTTACAAATACGTGTTTAACTCTTCAGCTCAAAAGTATAGGAGTTTCAAACAGATTGTAACTACGCCCTAGAATAGAGGGATATTTACTTTTTGTTGCTACATTTAAGGAGCTAATTGTAACAATCTTCTCCCTATAAATAGTTAATGAATTCATAGGGGGAAGGGACTTGAAATTATTATCTCGACTCTAAgagtacttttgtgaaaaatattcTCTGTAAGCATCTTGAGAGTTGTAGCTAGAATTCACTTTGTCTTCTTTATTGATCTGCGCAACATTATCTCAATATCAATACAACAAAAAGGAGCGTAGGTCATTACTAATATCTAaggggtcgaacctctataatcCTGGTGTtctttttatttacttattatttctaactcTATACTGGTGATTAATTAGCATTTATTAGACTCTGAGTCAGTTGGCAAATTCTCTAGTCAGCATtttagtgctttcattgagagcttcaAAATCCCATGAAGATCTCATCATTTCCTTCCTAATAATCACCATGGTTCTAACAAGGATAAGTGCATCCACCAAACCCCAAGATCTGATGGTTGTGGACCCCAATGTTCAAGTTCCATCCATTGTTGAAAACTCGGCCAATCCTGTCCGGCCACCTCGGGCAAGCACATCAACAGGGTCCCAAGCCGAAGGCCCAACAAATACCGGGCAGGTATCGATTAATGCCGGACAGCTTGCCCAAAGTATTGTGGGGGTTCCTTTAACAGGAGCTACCCCTAGGTATGTGATAGAAAAACTGGGCCCAGAGTTGGCCAACCTAGTGTCAAAGAGCCCCATGTTGACTTGGGGGACGATTCTGAGCTAGCCAGACTGAGAAAGGCCATAGggcttgtaacaccctaactaacataggcgtattacgtgatttttaaacatgttgtgcagctcgttgctaatcaacgaggtttatggaaaacatgattaattaaaatttttgctttttaattaaacttataaaatatttatacaaaagactcgggatcccgattacaaaatcatttacaaaagtttactgtttatacaaaataattgtcgcccagcgactagttacaaaaaaatagccttgctgtcccgaggatcgtacgctccaggcctaaccgccccgacatgtacaatcttcataggctcgttcacggtccatcagctctagtcTTGCCTTtgcctacacataaacatagcactgtgagtcgacagactcagtaagaaaagcataataatactcatacataaatcccggtcatgatcagacgcccatacccctgatcataaccctaactgccgtgtccaacacgatattgagtccccctaactgtcgtgtccaacacggtactgagttctgaacgttcatagggacggtactattgacaagtaacagcctgatcggtcgaaccggtcatactccggctgctggtcatactccggctgtctgacGTGTTACGgtatcggctgatcggtcgagccggtcatactcggccgctggtcatactcggcACAAtgcgacgtgatacgtcaaatagtacggaaccaccaacctaagtatcggcctaatcggtcgaagccggtcatactcatttcttggtcatactccagcctgtaccgacgtgatacagagtcagcctaatcggtcgaaccggtcatactccggctgctggtcatactccagcctgtaccgatgtgacacagttggatggttcgaagccaacagacatatctaatgtaatctaataggcttcctacatgcacgctaaacatgtaatctacatatgcatactgttatactaatcttacctggattccgaattcaggtgtgccggtcaacctgactagaactatctgcgcggcgaattacaggctcctaaaccataaaaatcacaacactataagtgatacgctaaatcactttccggagACTTAAActaagaactaaaagtttccctatcaataaaaagcatggcaataccccaaaaaaacataaaatcgaggaaaactagggttcctgaattttccccaaccggtagaccggttgcccaaccggaattccagttctgggaaatttcagaaccccatccggaattccggatgcacaaccggaattccggttcctcgcaggcagaacttcaaaatttcacacaatgctcaaatcaactccaaatcaaaccaaaacttccagacctgttctatacctcccctagaacatttcaaaagcatcaaatccacccagaactcacagaatctaaaatcaccattaaagcccaagctttgagtttcaaaactcaaacttggttaaaatcaactaacatgcattcaaatcagattaaacctacttaatcatgcatataaaagcttctgaaaacacaagaattcgacctcaacaaacacagcaacaaaacacacaatttcatgttgaaaactcaagcttttgcatagaaaattcataactcaagcaacctaactatcatgcattaATAATAGCTCAAATATCCTCAACttaacatgcttaaatctcAGAAATTAACCACAaactcacagcagcaacaacatcaaataatcatgcatgcattacacCAAACTTTTCTTAcaactcaagaaaacacaaagaggAGTTACTagagatcaaaccttgacttggATTACACAAAGAGCTGCTGAAAATCACAAGAATTAAGCAAGAacacccagccctagcagctcctagacttggccgaaaagagagaaagagagagctttgaaaattttttatttttctaacttagaatttttttttttgaataaatgagaATAAAAGCCATTACCCCCCatatatttcagccaacaattaataaaataaacacataaaattcatttactaagtccactaaaggacaaaatatcattggggcaaaaagaccattttgcccctccacactaaaataacataattaacactaaaggggtatttttgggaaattctaaattcccggccattcccgacattcccaatgtctaataaactgtcccaaactactaacatactcagttgtgattttactgagccaaacaccgagttccaaaataccgggcaccggaatgcaaaattatgaaaactactacatgacataaaaatgcatctctgaattcaaaattaacagtataataattatttaaatagccataaataattttcataattaaacgtgattaactgctaatttccaaattaaactaagcggtctttacaactattccccccttaaaaggatttcgtccccgaaatctaacctgaataactctggatattgagctctcatatctgactctagctcccaggtggcttcctccaccttgctgtttctccagagaaccttgaccaatgttatggtcttattccgaaggactttatcctttctatcaaggatctgcactggttgttcttcgtatgtcatatctggctgcagttctaggctctcataactgagaatatgagagggatctaaaacatattttctcaacatcgagacatggaa
This Cannabis sativa cultivar Pink pepper isolate KNU-18-1 chromosome 6, ASM2916894v1, whole genome shotgun sequence DNA region includes the following protein-coding sequences:
- the LOC115724932 gene encoding pentatricopeptide repeat-containing protein At4g04790, mitochondrial is translated as MEMRREIQMPASKTKHLSSLFRTAAKTKAKVKPPKPSSSSSSTSTSTSTTSLVVDDPALKHFVFSVHSPSPDSLISRVLSEKSVKILSHSTSSEEENPPQEYQPAFALSTPKVAPVLDNEEPTILDTATIFGLTTRNVLSNKISSILNADAVESSPDQEIVGEKSLGRELEIPWFPSITNGRISVHRKEVVRERKQKWVYKCTQVGRFNTLVKMCADKVGSDIAVEIFGKLGRETGVKEYISLIKICIEKARSTTDEEVALEQIHRVFRFFKSMTEKGFPLEEETYGPFLAYLIDMAMVEEFHFFCEVITDANCISFSKLGYYEMLLWIKVNNEKKIQELCHYIVSKEGQAKSSLQENYLLALYEGGRDAELLQLLKIVDITQFSSVDCVDIIFKSLGKLQLELLAEKFFLALKTHDSGQENFTHLLYSYAVGDPNLAVEDVILTFKNLHSKLEVTPSSASYEKLVKYCCDLRKVHAALGLVDEMCEGGLTVSTEAINNLLLACGLSHNFNLVHRVYSLICHHNLQSNAETFRMMISLCVRMKDMAGAYNLLGDLEKMKMVPTVNMYNVIMAGYFREKNFSGALMVLKQMEESKVKPDSKTLSYLISNCVSEEDINKYCEQLKHSGIQVTRDVYMALINAYATCGQFEKAKQIASEKWVPANHLTEVKGVLVQALASHGRISDALNMYDKMKQAGCSLGPKAVISLIEHYESDGGSSTLIQLLEELNDPEYWFDGCCRVILYCVRYKNLSAAVDLLMQLKHKACYDDDMLLEAFLDEVFCLIGDLESTHLQIGLELLKVVKENLGLSPPRKCLDFLLHACANAKDLDNARLIWKEYDAVGLPHNILNFIRMYQALLIAGDHKAAKILLTKIPKDDPHVRLIIKACQTTYSESIKTKTNTKKMKTEKR